A genomic region of Tsukamurella pulmonis contains the following coding sequences:
- a CDS encoding helix-turn-helix transcriptional regulator, producing MTFADRLNSLFETKPDPATGLAYTTAAVAQGVSKAGKPLSAPYLSQLRGGRPGKVSIDVVVGLAKWFDVSVDYFVEDAEYSERVRGKDSNLGLPDDGAVEIAYRSADLSESSRARVLALTELLRRAEQLGGAPDASAGEPTE from the coding sequence ATGACCTTCGCGGACCGGCTCAACTCGCTGTTTGAGACGAAGCCTGATCCTGCTACTGGGCTCGCGTACACGACTGCCGCAGTAGCGCAGGGAGTTTCGAAAGCTGGTAAACCGCTATCTGCCCCCTACCTTTCCCAGTTGAGAGGAGGCCGGCCAGGCAAGGTCTCCATCGACGTGGTCGTCGGTCTCGCGAAGTGGTTCGACGTTTCTGTCGACTATTTCGTTGAAGACGCCGAGTACAGCGAGAGAGTACGCGGCAAGGACTCGAACCTAGGCCTCCCCGACGACGGTGCCGTCGAGATCGCATATCGGTCTGCCGACCTCTCGGAGAGTTCCCGTGCCCGAGTGCTTGCGCTCACCGAGCTGCTCCGCCGAGCTGAGCAGCTCGGCGGGGCCCCAGACGCTAGTGCGGGAGAACCAACAGAGTGA
- a CDS encoding GAF domain-containing protein → MWYFIETMHGIEAATVVAADGIERQWTSPKRLPKGHKLLPLLAECYHKKATVVDAQFDDDQLVVVHPVLGPERQDPNRRPERPEGDCYALHLWVGPRDQEPTSVPPAAGDRWILDQQCIHQTRDSYMMSGGGEREYLSVQQFTGRQLRSDGAAEVVAAGLAPTPDKKVLIDASIFNVTTAKVMPWLMICRGIDGNIMKILFYDVEQFGIEPKIPTPEALGLSALSAAVGRYAALAATLTTPSERRDIFLVMWLGETPPWFQETSPRSTDFIHPDDRAAFAAANIGRTDVAFAAKPTPIRIMGGDGEWHSMQAAIRPYALPGGGNSVEDLYIVEMWEH, encoded by the coding sequence ATGTGGTACTTCATCGAAACCATGCACGGCATCGAAGCCGCCACTGTCGTCGCGGCCGACGGAATCGAGCGTCAGTGGACCTCCCCGAAGCGCTTGCCGAAGGGGCACAAACTGCTTCCGCTCCTCGCGGAGTGCTACCACAAGAAGGCGACGGTGGTTGACGCGCAATTCGATGATGACCAGCTCGTCGTCGTCCACCCCGTTCTCGGCCCAGAACGGCAGGACCCCAACCGTCGCCCAGAGCGCCCGGAAGGCGACTGTTACGCCCTCCATCTCTGGGTTGGTCCGCGTGACCAGGAACCGACCTCGGTCCCGCCAGCGGCCGGCGATCGGTGGATACTCGATCAGCAGTGCATTCACCAGACGCGTGACAGCTACATGATGAGCGGCGGAGGCGAGCGGGAATACCTGTCCGTTCAGCAGTTCACGGGACGTCAGCTCCGATCCGACGGTGCGGCAGAGGTCGTCGCCGCCGGCCTCGCACCCACGCCCGACAAGAAGGTTCTGATCGACGCCTCAATCTTCAACGTCACGACCGCCAAAGTCATGCCCTGGCTCATGATCTGCAGGGGTATCGACGGCAACATCATGAAGATCCTCTTCTACGACGTCGAGCAGTTCGGCATTGAGCCGAAGATCCCCACGCCTGAGGCACTCGGACTCAGTGCTCTGTCCGCGGCTGTCGGCCGGTACGCTGCGCTCGCGGCCACCCTTACGACTCCCAGCGAACGCCGGGACATCTTCCTCGTCATGTGGCTCGGAGAGACGCCGCCGTGGTTCCAGGAGACCTCGCCTCGAAGCACCGACTTCATCCATCCCGACGATCGGGCAGCCTTCGCGGCCGCCAACATCGGCCGTACTGACGTAGCCTTCGCTGCTAAGCCGACGCCCATCCGGATCATGGGCGGGGACGGCGAGTGGCACTCCATGCAGGCGGCGATCCGGCCCTACGCGCTCCCCGGCGGCGGCAACTCCGTCGAGGACCTCTACATCGTCGAGATGTGGGAACACTGA
- a CDS encoding cytochrome P450, whose protein sequence is MDTIPHPPYRLPVLGDVFGASRTTPTQHEAAMARKLGGVYERKIINDVMIVVGSADAAADACDEEAWSRALPGPGQFLRRLVPNGLFTVRNSDPTWGSVRSALEPMFTQPAMRRYHTAMASVIDEMCDHLRSRNGKPVNANDLMTRLTVEIIAQAGFGYRSAGFDVPLQDDDFLQAVRAILEWSSTESNSLPIVSLIGAGDRLAKAQRSAEVVRAPIRELVERRLADYDPAAADDATDILAALLPTGLPVETIVDQAVTFLIAGHETTAALLETALYYAAEDNRQEVLRRPENTPASAVSYEDIPRQRDVQRFLRECLRLHPPAPGFFRIAKKDTKLGAYRVPKGRVAFVLALAAQRDPKSWGPDADQFRPERFDRGEQLGFFKPFSTGPRDCIGRVFAMNEATFAISQLATAFDIIPATPRRPLAFVERATLRPEPRMYTFTARS, encoded by the coding sequence ATGGACACGATCCCGCACCCTCCCTACCGCCTGCCAGTCCTCGGTGATGTTTTTGGTGCAAGCCGCACCACGCCTACCCAGCATGAAGCGGCCATGGCCAGGAAGCTCGGTGGAGTATACGAGCGAAAGATCATCAACGACGTCATGATCGTCGTCGGTTCGGCCGACGCTGCCGCTGACGCGTGCGACGAGGAGGCATGGTCGCGTGCACTACCCGGCCCTGGGCAGTTCCTGCGCCGCCTGGTCCCGAACGGACTTTTCACGGTTCGGAACTCCGACCCGACGTGGGGCTCGGTTCGATCGGCCCTCGAACCGATGTTCACCCAGCCGGCCATGCGGCGCTATCACACCGCTATGGCGAGTGTCATCGACGAGATGTGCGACCACCTGCGATCCCGCAATGGCAAGCCTGTCAACGCCAACGACCTCATGACAAGGCTGACCGTCGAGATCATCGCGCAAGCGGGATTCGGCTACCGCTCTGCAGGGTTCGACGTCCCCCTCCAGGACGACGACTTCCTCCAGGCCGTCCGCGCCATCCTCGAATGGTCCAGCACCGAATCGAACTCACTGCCGATCGTTTCCCTCATCGGCGCCGGTGACCGCTTGGCGAAGGCGCAGCGGTCTGCCGAGGTGGTGCGCGCACCCATTCGGGAGCTCGTCGAGCGGCGTCTGGCCGACTACGACCCCGCCGCCGCCGACGATGCAACTGACATCCTCGCTGCGCTCCTTCCCACCGGTCTCCCCGTGGAGACGATCGTCGACCAGGCGGTGACCTTCCTCATCGCCGGCCATGAGACCACCGCGGCGCTCCTCGAGACCGCCCTCTATTACGCCGCAGAGGACAATCGGCAAGAAGTGCTACGACGCCCAGAAAACACACCTGCCAGCGCCGTCTCCTACGAGGACATTCCGCGCCAGCGAGACGTCCAGAGGTTCCTGCGAGAGTGCCTTCGTCTGCATCCCCCGGCTCCCGGGTTCTTCCGAATTGCGAAGAAGGACACGAAGCTCGGAGCCTACCGCGTCCCCAAGGGGCGCGTGGCGTTCGTGCTCGCACTGGCCGCGCAACGCGACCCCAAGAGCTGGGGACCGGATGCGGACCAGTTCCGCCCTGAGCGGTTCGACCGCGGGGAGCAGCTCGGATTCTTCAAGCCGTTCAGCACCGGACCTCGAGACTGCATCGGTCGCGTCTTCGCCATGAACGAGGCGACCTTCGCGATCTCCCAGCTCGCCACCGCGTTCGACATCATCCCCGCAACGCCACGCAGGCCCCTGGCCTTCGTCGAGCGGGCCACGCTCCGCCCTGAGCCCCGTATGTACACCTTCACCGCACGATCCTGA